Sequence from the Brachionichthys hirsutus isolate HB-005 chromosome 21, CSIRO-AGI_Bhir_v1, whole genome shotgun sequence genome:
GCCCCTCCTCCGCTGTGTGCCCTGCAGGCGTGAGGTTGAAGTGTGGCCTGAGTCAGCAGCTGAGTTTTCTTTATTGATCGTGGAATGGCGTGGCGTTGAGCGAGCAGGGCGGCGTGTATCTGTGTGGCTCTGTAACATGACGCGTACGTGTCCTTTGAAGCTCACTGTGTGcatgtcctcctcctgcattgattgattgacccGACTGCAGTATTGATTGATCGGATTACTCCCAGCATTCACCTCTCTGACTGAACGGGGTCGGTCATGTGATGCGTGATGTCATCGCGGCGACCCTGAGCCCAGTCTGCCTCAGATCTGAGCGTTAATCCCGTCAGGCTTTTCTCTCTCACGCGACCACTGGACGGCAGCCGTACGGAAAACAAGCGCACCCGCGCAGCTCCCGTTCCCCCGTGACCCCGGCGGTGTGATGTCATTCTGTCTTCTGACCCTCAGGACACGGAGGCCATGAGAAGAGCTCTGGGCCTCATCGACTCAAAGATGGGCCAGGCTAAGAACTGGCTGAGGGACCCACACGCCCCACCAGGTAGCGGGGCGCCGCGTCGCCGCCTCGACGGGTGGCACGCCGTCGTCCTCACCGCCTTGTTGTGGCGTGCCTTCAGGGGATGCAGGTGAGCAGGCCATCCGGCACATCCTGGATGAAGCCGGGAAGGTGGGCGAGCTGTGTGCCGGGAAGGAGCGCCGGGATATCCTGGGAACGGCCAAGAATCTGGGTCACATGACTGACCAGGTGTCTGAGATGAGGGCCAGGTAGAGCACCGTGTCTCGGgcgttagctgctaactgctagcagCTGGTTCCTAAatctccttctctccatccaccCCCAGAGGTCACGGGGCGTCGCCGGCCGCCATGCAGAAGGCCCAGCAGGTCTGCCAGGGGCTCGACGTTTTAACCGGGAAGGTCGAGAACGCCGCCCGCAAGCTGGAGGCCATGACCAGCTCCAAGCAGGCCATGGCCAAAAGGATCGACGCCGCGCAGGTGAGTCACGAACCCACCTGTGCCCGATTCAGACCAAATGCAGCCAGCTGGAGGCTTTCTGTTTGCTGCCCCTGCAGAACTGGCTGGCAGACCCCAACGGCGGCCCCGAGGGAGAGGAGAACATCAAGGCCCTGCTCATGGAGGCCAAGAAGATAGCGGACATGTGCGAGGACCCCAAGGAGAGAGACGACATCCTCCGCTCCATCGGAGAGATCGCCGCCATGACCGCCAAGCTGTCGGAGCTCAGGAGGATGTACGGGTCGTCCGGCGCCGGAAACCCCGTGTCTGCTGGAGCCCGACCTCACGTCGCTGTTTCCGCTTCCTTCTAGCGGTAAAGGCGACACCCCCGAGGCCAGAGCGTACGCGAAGCAGGTCGCAACGGCCCTGCAGAACCTGCAGTCCAAGACCAGCAAGGCCGTGGCCAACAGCCGGCCCGCCAAGGCCGCCGTGCACCTGGAGGGGAAGATCGAGCAGGCGCAGCGCTGGATCGACAACCCCACCGTCGACGACAGCGGCGTGGGTGAGTCCGCCTCCGCCTCTCACAGCCGCCCCCGAACGCACCGCCGAGGCCGACTCTTTCCTCTCTGTGCGTTCAGGCCAGGCAGCGATCCGCGGGCTGGTGGCGGAGGGCCGCCGGCTGGCCAGCGCCCTGCCGGCGGCCTGCAGGCGGGAGATGCTGGGCAGGTGtgagcaggtggagcagctcaTGGCCCAGCTGGCCGACCTGGCCGCCCGCGGGGGCGGAGACTCCCCCCAGGCCCGCAACACagcccagcagctgcaggaggctCTGAGAGTAAGGGGAACCGCCCTGCAGGCTGATTTACACAGAgaacagcgccctctgctggtggaaggTGGGGACGGGTCCAATAACGTCCGTTTGTCCTCCTCCCAGGACCTGAAGGCGAACATGCAGGAGGCGATGACTCAGGAGGTGTCCGACATCTTCAGCGACACCACCACCCCCATCAAGCTGCTGGCGGTGGCCGCCACCGCCCCCCCGGGCGCCCCCAACAGGGACGAGGTGAGCCGCGCGCCCGCCGTGCGCCCCATGGCGAGCCCGGCGGGCTAATCCTTTCCTACGATGCGCCGCAGGTCTTCGACGAAAGGGCCGCCAACTTCCAGAGTCACGCCAACAAGCTCGGCGCCACGGCGGAGAAGGCGGCGGCCGTGGGCACCGCCAACAGGAGCACGGTGGAGGGAATCCAGGCCGCCGTCAAGTCGACGAGAGACTTGACGCCCCAGGTGAGTTGGCGTCTGAAGAGCAGctcggttgggggggggcagttactAACGCGGCCGTCTGCCCAGGTGGTATCTGCCGCTCGCATTCTGCTCAGGAACCCGGGCAACCAGGCGGCCCACGAGCATTTTGAGACCATGAAGAATCAGTGGATCGACAACGTGGAGaagatgacaggtgaggctccGCCCAGGTGCAGCTGCCACGCCCCCGGATCCCCGTACTAACCCGGGGTGGGGCGTCTAGGTCTGGTGGACGAGGCCATCGACACCAAGTCTCTGCTGGACGCCTCGGAGGACGCCATCAAGAAGGACCTGGATAAGTGCCGCGTGGCCATGGCCAACCAGCAGCCCCAGATGCTGGTCGCCGGCGCCACCAGCATCGCCCGCAGAGCCAACCGCATCCTCCTGGTGGCCAAGCGGGAGGTGGAGAACTCCGAGGACCCCAAGTTCAGGGAGGCGGTGAAGGCGGCGTCCGACGAGCTGAGCCGCACCATCTCTCCGATGGTGATGAACGCCAAGGCGGTGGCCGGAACCATCCAGGATCCAGGTGAGTCGGCGCCGCGAGCGGGTCTCCTGCTTCAGATTCTGGTCTTCTGATCCGTCACCAATGTGGATCCAGGTCTTCAGAAGGGCTTCCTGGACTCGGGCTTTAAGATTCTCGGTGCCGTGGCGAAGGTCAGGGAGGCGTTCCAGCCCCCGGAGCCggacttccccccccctcctccagaacTGGATCAGCTTAGCGTAAGACGAGCGCAGCTTGGAATCGTTGGGGTgccactggttccactggttccactggttccactggtttAACTGGCTTAACTTCCTCGCAGCTCAATGACGAGGCGGCGCCGCccaagccccccctccccgagggGGAGGTTCCTCCTCCCAGGCCTCCTCCCCCAGAGGAGAAAGACGAGGAGTTCCCCGAGCAGAAGGCCGGCGACGTCGTGAACGAACCCATCATGGTGGCGGCCCGGCAGCTCCACGACGAGGCCCGGAAATGGTCCAGCAAAGTAAGCGCCCCCCATCAGACGCCCAGCCCCCGCCCCATCAGACGCCCCTCCCTCTGTAACCTTTCCGGCCGCTCACGTTCCTGCTGTCAATCACAGGGAAATGACATCATCGGCGCCGCCAAACGGATGGCGTTGCTGATGGCCGAGATGTCCCGTCTGGTGCGCGGCGTCACCGGAAACAAGCGCGCCCTCATCCAGTGCGCCAAGGACATCGCCAAAGCCTCCGACGAGGTCACGCGGCTGGCCAAGGAGGTGGCCAAGCAGTGCACCGACAAGCGGATCAGGACCAACCTCCTCCAGGTGGGTCCGGCGCCGGGGGGGTTTCAGTTTGGGGGTCGGCTGCTTTGACGTCACACGACTCCCCGTCCTGGTTCCAGGTGTGCGAGCGGATCCCCACCATCAGCACGCAGCTCAAGATCCTGTCCACCGTCAAGGCCACCATGTTGGGCCGCACCAACATCAGCGAGGAGGAGTCTGAGCAGGTGGGGGTGTGACCGGCGCGCTTCCTGCCTCGCCGCTGTTCGTTGGCGTTTCCTTCCTCGTCTCACTGTCGCCCCCAACAGGCAACCGAGATGCTGGTCCACAACGCCCAGAACCTGATGCAGTCCGTCAAGGAGACGGTGCGGGAGGCCGAGGCGGCGTCCATCAAGATCCGGACAGACGCAGGCTTCACGCTCCACTGGGTCCGGAAGACCCCCTGGTACCAGTAGGAGGCGGGCCCGGTCCAGCCCCCCGGGGGGACGTTTCTCTGCTGTCTGTAACCGTTGCTGTTCTGGGAGAATGTAAACAAAAGGGACTGTAAGGTTATTATGGGATGGAGGCTCTTAACGCTTATCTTGATCCAAGGATTCTACGTTTGATTGGACGCTGGATTTCAGGAAAAAGGAGACATTTCTccaggcatttaaaaaaaaaaaaatctttgtaCGATGATCATTTTATTCGTCAATTCATTCGTTCGTTCGTACAGCAATGAGCACAAGAACCCGGCGAGCTGCTCGGGTGCGGTCGAGGCCTTCGCGCAGCACACGCTAGCTCACCTGCGCGTTATTTACCTGCTGCCACAAACCTCTAGCGTCTGCCAAAGATAATCTGCTGCGTCTTTCTTGTCTCTGACGTACCCGGATTACAATAAATAATCTCATTTGataattaaaacattatttttgctgCATTATGAGGCCCGATAGCCGCGAGCTAACGGAGCCTCTTTCCTCGTTGCACACGTCTCGTTTTGTCTTCAGCACAATCGTTTTTCACCAGATTTGCACACCTGTCCTCGGAAGCCAAGGGAATGACGGACGAAGGGCCGTCTGCAACCGACGAAACCTTCCCGTCGTATACGAAACGCAAGCAGCCTCCGTCTGTGGCGGCTGATATTTGACACCGACTGATGTGCCTTGTGACGGAGACGCTCGTCCCTTCCAGATGTCTCGTGTCACTTTGTTCGAGGTGTGTTGATCTGAACGCCGCTTGTCGGCGATTCTTCCACGTCACCTTGAACGTCACACGACGCTCTAGCAAATCAAAATTATGCAAAGCTACTCGGGTTTGAGCAGGCCTGAACATTTCTGTTCACAATTTTGTAATAAAGCATTTTATAACACTTCCCCATCTTTgcactgtatttttattttataagttTCAGTTCCTGATTGTTCTTATTCAAATAAACTAAAATTTGATGCGATGCTGCGAATTATAAAGTTCTTGGACCTCTATGAGGAACCGTTAACAGTTTCACAGAGACGAACCCGCGATGCTGTTCATAATTAGCtatagctagctgctagcatgctaacatctCCCGGTGAGCGCGACACAGTTCGAACCTACGGCCACCGTAGCTCAGGTGTTCAGGTTTAACCCGCTGTTAGCATTTTGACGTGGATCGTTCCATGCTAAATTACGACTCTCCCTCCTCggtctctgattggctagtaGAACTTGTCTTCATTGGTTGGGCGGGTTAGATTTAACAAGGCGCAATGGCATTGGTTGGGATCGATGAACGAATGGCAACGTAACCCAATCAGAGGCAGAAGAGGCGCGTCATGGCATCGCCATAGTAGGATTCTTAACTAGTCATCCATGCTAATCGTATCTCCCAGAACGGGGTGTGTCCGGTTCGGATGGGAGACGGAACCGGTCGCTGCGTCTGTGAAACCGGTGAAACCGGTGAAACCGTTATTGGGTGCGCAGATAACGGGGAACGGGTAGTTTTTATGACGTGAAAGCGACGAACCAAACTTAAACGCTAGCTCAGAAGTTAGCATCGCGTCACTTCCGCTTTCTCATCGTGAGGAACTGGGATTCTGTGTTTTTCAGTCTTTTAATTTCCTGATTTATGTCGTCATCGCAAAAAACCCGAAGAATCATTTATCGTAGCTTCGGTGAAATatgaaaaaagaacagaaataataattacagCCAAATATACaggacaaataaaaagaacagcattttttaaattaaaatataaatccaGAGATGCGGCATTTTATTCTCGTTACGATAAACAAGTTCTTGTTGGCAGCTGTCGAATGTAATGTTGacatggtgcgttcaggtgcatCAAGGAAAACCTTTATGTGCTGGTTCCGGTTCCAGTGATCAGAATATCGCTTTTATAGGAAGCCTATCCGGATAAAGGTGAACGTTCATAGATATACCTTACAGCCGGGGCCCCTTTTATCAGCTGTAAATATTAGTAAATCATCAATAGGTGGTTATAAAAATGGAATAACAAGGTACATGGAGATGGATGACGGAAGAATGAACGCAGATACTGCGGATACTAAAGTAATCTGAGTAAACCCTGTGATCCTTGGAGCAAATAAAAGAGGGCTCACAATCTGGCAAGAAGCAGGCAACGCTTGCTTTTTTATCTCGTGGATTGTAGtagaatattaataataaataacattcaTTATTATCTAGATCCACGTATTAGATTTTGTTGCATGAAGTAACATTTTAGAATTCTGAATCAACAGGGCTGCTTCCCGACGTCGGACCGGTCTTTTTTCCCTTTGTCCTTAAATGCAGCACGCGCAGCTTCGTATACGTGAAGTGACGTGTCCAATCAAATGCCTTTGAGCAGTATTAGAGCCCGCCCACTTCCCCTGCCAGCCTGTCGGCGTGGGCCGTCGCGCTGCTGAGTTTCCGGTAGTCTCAGAACACGTTGCCTGACAGGGAGAAGGAAGAAACGGAACGTCTCAACATCTACCGACGTTTAACGGACACGATGTCAGCTGCCAGGTAAGAACCGGGAGATTCCTCCTCCGGGGTTTCCCCGGGGAGCTGGCAGGGTCTtcatatttacacacatattGTTTAGTTCCGGTGCTGCCAGTGGGTTTGGGTTGATTTAAACATTGAGCGAGCTTCAAAGACGTTACGGAACGGCAACACGTACTTTAAGGAAGTTATTCTGCTGTGGTTGAAGACATTTATCACCTTTTGTGTCTTTTATGTTAACGGGGAAACGCGACCGGGCTCTACAAGCCGGGATAGACTTTGGCCTCTCGGGTATCTATAGGCCTTGAGAACATGTCAGATGTAAAGGTCAGG
This genomic interval carries:
- the LOC137909845 gene encoding LOW QUALITY PROTEIN: vinculin-like (The sequence of the model RefSeq protein was modified relative to this genomic sequence to represent the inferred CDS: inserted 1 base in 1 codon) — its product is MPVFHTKTIESILEPVAQQISHLVIMHEEGEVDGKAIPDLSAPVAAVQAAVSNLVRVGKDTVQTTEDXIMKRDMLPAFTKVENACTKLVQAASMLKSDPYSVPARDYLIDGSRGILSGTSDLLLTFDEAEVRKIIRVCRGILEYLTVAEVVESMEDLITYTKNLGPGMTKMAKMIDERQQELTHQEHRVMLVNAMNTVKELLPILISGIKIFVSTKTSGSHGVEEALKNRNFTFEKMSGEINEIIRVLQLTSWDEDAWANKKDTEAMRRALGLIDSKMGQAKNWLRDPHAPPGDAGEQAIRHILDEAGKVGELCAGKERRDILGTAKNLGHMTDQVSEMRARGHGASPAAMQKAQQVCQGLDVLTGKVENAARKLEAMTSSKQAMAKRIDAAQNWLADPNGGPEGEENIKALLMEAKKIADMCEDPKERDDILRSIGEIAAMTAKLSELRRIGKGDTPEARAYAKQVATALQNLQSKTSKAVANSRPAKAAVHLEGKIEQAQRWIDNPTVDDSGVGQAAIRGLVAEGRRLASALPAACRREMLGRCEQVEQLMAQLADLAARGGGDSPQARNTAQQLQEALRDLKANMQEAMTQEVSDIFSDTTTPIKLLAVAATAPPGAPNRDEVFDERAANFQSHANKLGATAEKAAAVGTANRSTVEGIQAAVKSTRDLTPQVVSAARILLRNPGNQAAHEHFETMKNQWIDNVEKMTGLVDEAIDTKSLLDASEDAIKKDLDKCRVAMANQQPQMLVAGATSIARRANRILLVAKREVENSEDPKFREAVKAASDELSRTISPMVMNAKAVAGTIQDPGLQKGFLDSGFKILGAVAKVREAFQPPEPDFPPPPPELDQLSLNDEAAPPKPPLPEGEVPPPRPPPPEEKDEEFPEQKAGDVVNEPIMVAARQLHDEARKWSSKGNDIIGAAKRMALLMAEMSRLVRGVTGNKRALIQCAKDIAKASDEVTRLAKEVAKQCTDKRIRTNLLQVCERIPTISTQLKILSTVKATMLGRTNISEEESEQATEMLVHNAQNLMQSVKETVREAEAASIKIRTDAGFTLHWVRKTPWYQ